A window from Hymenobacter volaticus encodes these proteins:
- a CDS encoding alpha/beta fold hydrolase, with translation MPNTSTSYPGQSLTAQSALAEHPVLLRLNVKVIGEDKPPLILCNGFGCDQRIWRYLVPALSARYQLILFDQVGSGDSDHTAYNPEKYATLDGYAQDIIEICQALNLQQTAIVAHSVGTMIVLLAAIKAPKLFSQIVMVAPSPYYINEPGYHGGFEREDMTQLLQLMDADYNGWADIFSALLMGPATPAAVSQELATQFCTTNCKIARQFAEVAFLADNRADLPRLQVPTLLLQCTQDVAAPAEVGVYLLEHLPQATLVTMQATGHCPHLSAPMETLAAIEAFLV, from the coding sequence ATGCCAAACACTTCTACTTCCTATCCTGGCCAAAGCTTGACTGCGCAATCAGCTTTAGCTGAGCATCCCGTGCTGTTGCGCCTCAACGTAAAAGTAATTGGAGAGGACAAGCCCCCACTGATTTTATGCAATGGCTTTGGCTGCGACCAGCGAATTTGGCGTTACTTGGTTCCGGCTTTGTCTGCGCGCTATCAACTTATACTCTTCGATCAGGTTGGCTCGGGTGATTCAGACCACACCGCTTATAATCCGGAGAAGTACGCTACCCTCGATGGCTATGCGCAAGACATTATCGAAATTTGCCAAGCATTAAATTTGCAGCAAACGGCCATAGTAGCGCACTCGGTAGGCACTATGATCGTGTTGTTGGCCGCCATCAAAGCCCCGAAGCTCTTTTCGCAGATTGTCATGGTGGCGCCTTCGCCTTATTATATCAACGAACCTGGCTATCACGGAGGCTTCGAGCGGGAGGATATGACCCAACTGCTGCAACTGATGGATGCCGACTACAATGGGTGGGCTGATATATTTTCTGCTCTGCTCATGGGGCCCGCCACTCCGGCCGCGGTAAGCCAGGAACTGGCCACCCAATTCTGCACAACCAATTGCAAAATTGCTCGGCAGTTCGCAGAAGTAGCATTCCTTGCCGACAACCGGGCCGACCTGCCCCGATTGCAAGTTCCTACGCTGTTGTTGCAGTGCACACAGGATGTAGCCGCTCCGGCAGAAGTAGGAGTATACCTACTCGAACATCTGCCACAAGCTACCTTGGTTACGATGCAAGCTACCGGTCATTGTCCACACCTAAGTGCTCCTATGGAAACGCTGGCTGCTATTGAAGCTTTCTTGGTATAG
- a CDS encoding glycoside hydrolase family 16 protein — MRTLRFAFLLLLVGLTSSLGWPLPSCAQKVSRAKDSATVPRQEQKQPAAKPWKLVWADEFNTDGRPDAKNWKFENGFVRNNELQWYQPENARCENGLLIIEARQEKRPNPNYQAGSSNWKTSRPTIDYTAASLNTNGLHSWQYGRFEMRGRINTSSGLWPAFWTLGVDGQWPSNGEIDIMEYYKGKILANVATGTDKAYTAKWHSATKPITDFQDSHWSEKFHVWRMDWDAQFIRLYVDDLLLNEVPLTETVNQDSTGINPMKQPHYILLNLALGGDNGGDLGTTSFPNSFEVDYVRVYQ; from the coding sequence ATGCGCACTCTTCGCTTTGCGTTTCTTCTGCTTTTAGTCGGCTTGACTAGTAGCTTAGGCTGGCCGCTACCTAGTTGCGCGCAAAAAGTGAGTAGAGCCAAGGACTCCGCTACTGTACCCCGGCAAGAGCAGAAACAGCCCGCCGCTAAACCCTGGAAACTGGTGTGGGCCGATGAGTTCAATACCGATGGACGCCCCGATGCCAAAAACTGGAAATTCGAGAACGGCTTCGTGCGCAACAACGAGTTGCAGTGGTATCAGCCCGAAAATGCGCGCTGTGAAAACGGGCTGCTTATTATCGAAGCGCGGCAGGAGAAACGCCCTAACCCCAACTACCAAGCCGGGAGCAGCAACTGGAAAACCAGCCGCCCCACCATCGACTACACTGCGGCCAGCTTGAACACCAACGGCTTGCACAGTTGGCAATACGGCCGCTTCGAGATGCGCGGCCGCATCAATACCAGTTCAGGTCTATGGCCGGCTTTCTGGACCTTAGGTGTAGACGGACAGTGGCCTTCCAACGGAGAAATCGACATCATGGAGTACTACAAAGGCAAGATCTTAGCCAACGTAGCCACAGGTACCGACAAAGCCTACACTGCCAAATGGCATAGCGCCACCAAACCAATAACCGACTTCCAGGACTCGCACTGGTCCGAAAAATTCCACGTTTGGCGTATGGATTGGGATGCTCAGTTCATCCGCCTCTACGTCGACGACTTGCTGTTGAACGAGGTACCCTTGACGGAAACCGTAAACCAAGACAGTACCGGCATCAACCCCATGAAGCAGCCCCATTACATCCTATTAAACCTCGCCCTAGGTGGTGACAACGGCGGTGACCTAGGTACCACAAGCTTCCCTAACAGTTTTGAGGTTGACTATGTGCGGGTGTATCAGTAG
- a CDS encoding glycoside hydrolase family 2 TIM barrel-domain containing protein, protein MVDSRFLTAACLLLISGLAAAQSVPNEWENPRVFEQNKEKPHASFMVYEKPADVVTDDYRRSPYYQSLNGDWKFNFVPRPADRPQDFYQPTFNDASWKNIKVPSNWEIQGHGIPIYTNIVYPFPKNQPFIDGRDNPVGTYRRTFTVPAGWAGREVLLNFGSISGYGVVYVNGQRVGMTKVAKSPAEFDITKYLKPGENSLAVQVTRWHDGSYLEDQDFWRLSGLDRDVAIYSLPKQTIWDFFVNADLDPTYRQGKFSADVTVRNFAAAAGTPGRVMVEVLDANGKTVLRQQQVVPAPGAAGLQTVKVSGSVKNVRPWSAENPTLYQCRLTLEDAQGKPLAVTGSKIGFRKVEIRNAQLLVNGVPVEVHGVNRHELEPTTGRVVTEAGMRRDLQLMKLYNINAVRTSHYPNDELWYKLCDEYGFYLVDEANIETHGYGAELQGRFDKTVHPAYLPEWAPAHMDRIERVLERDKNHPSVIIWSMGNECGNGPVFHDAYKWMKQRDPSRPVQFEQAGEDWDTDIVCPMYPGMNSMRAYANATDKKRPYIMCEYSHAMGNSNGNFQEYWELIRSKPHMQGGFIWDWVDQGLQTSTPDGRKFYAYGGDLGGYHLQNDENFCANGLVAADRTPHPGLFEVKKVYQDIRFSAAKPAEGRVTVINGFSFTNLDRYNFRWELLRNGVVAKQGKFDVKLAPQQQKEIKVALPAMSSQPGNEYVLNVYAETKTATALVPAGHEVAREQFVLTPTTNFAAATPAAAGSLQVKREGDKLTFTAGDIRGEFNTKQGRLVDYRLRDQQVVGNYPEPYFWRAPTDNDFGSGMQQTLSVWRTAHAARKVQRVTVGEQSAAGLPIKVEYMLTDIGVPYTINYLIGGDGAVQVTAAIDMTGKELPEMPRFGMRLELPRRFNRISYYGRGPWENYSDRNTAAFLGTYQDSVASQFTRNYIRPQENGYRTDVRWVTLTNASGLGLRLEGQQQPICFSALPYRTEDLDPGLTKKQQHPTDIKPRGQVFVQVDLKQRGVGGDNSWGALPHDQYRLLDKTYSYSYTMRLIDEKAPQP, encoded by the coding sequence ATGGTTGATTCTCGCTTTCTTACGGCTGCCTGCCTTCTCCTCATTAGCGGTTTGGCCGCTGCCCAATCTGTGCCCAACGAGTGGGAAAACCCGCGGGTGTTCGAGCAGAACAAAGAAAAACCGCACGCCAGCTTCATGGTGTACGAGAAGCCCGCCGACGTCGTAACTGACGACTACCGCCGCTCGCCCTACTATCAGTCGCTCAACGGCGATTGGAAATTCAACTTCGTGCCCCGGCCCGCCGACCGGCCGCAGGACTTCTACCAGCCAACCTTCAACGACGCCAGCTGGAAGAATATCAAGGTGCCGTCGAATTGGGAAATCCAGGGCCACGGCATCCCGATTTATACCAACATCGTCTATCCGTTTCCGAAAAACCAGCCCTTCATTGATGGGCGCGACAACCCGGTGGGCACCTACCGGCGCACATTCACGGTGCCGGCCGGGTGGGCGGGCCGGGAGGTATTGCTCAACTTCGGATCTATTTCGGGCTACGGCGTGGTGTATGTGAACGGGCAACGCGTGGGCATGACCAAGGTAGCCAAGTCGCCGGCTGAGTTCGATATAACCAAGTACCTGAAGCCGGGTGAAAACTCACTGGCTGTGCAGGTAACGCGCTGGCACGACGGTAGCTACCTCGAAGACCAAGACTTCTGGCGCCTCTCGGGCCTCGACCGTGACGTGGCTATCTACAGCTTGCCGAAGCAAACCATTTGGGACTTCTTCGTCAACGCCGACCTCGACCCGACCTACCGCCAAGGCAAATTCAGCGCCGACGTAACGGTGCGCAACTTCGCTGCTGCGGCGGGCACACCCGGCCGCGTGATGGTGGAAGTGCTGGACGCCAACGGCAAAACCGTGCTGCGCCAGCAACAAGTCGTGCCCGCGCCCGGTGCGGCCGGCCTGCAAACCGTGAAAGTGAGTGGCAGCGTCAAGAATGTGCGGCCGTGGAGCGCCGAAAACCCCACCCTCTACCAGTGTCGCCTCACGCTGGAAGATGCCCAAGGCAAGCCGCTGGCCGTCACGGGCAGTAAAATTGGCTTTCGGAAAGTGGAAATCAGGAACGCGCAGTTGCTCGTTAACGGCGTGCCGGTGGAAGTGCACGGCGTCAACCGGCACGAGCTAGAGCCCACCACCGGCCGCGTAGTAACCGAGGCCGGCATGCGCCGCGACTTGCAGCTGATGAAACTGTACAACATCAACGCGGTGCGCACCAGCCACTACCCCAACGACGAACTCTGGTACAAGCTTTGCGACGAGTACGGTTTCTACTTGGTTGATGAAGCCAACATTGAAACCCACGGCTACGGCGCCGAGCTGCAAGGCCGCTTCGACAAAACCGTCCACCCGGCCTATCTGCCCGAGTGGGCCCCGGCGCACATGGACCGCATCGAGCGTGTACTGGAGCGCGACAAAAACCACCCCTCAGTTATCATATGGAGCATGGGCAACGAGTGCGGCAACGGCCCCGTGTTCCACGACGCCTACAAGTGGATGAAACAGCGCGACCCGAGCCGCCCCGTGCAGTTCGAGCAAGCCGGCGAAGATTGGGACACCGACATTGTGTGCCCCATGTATCCCGGCATGAATTCGATGCGCGCGTACGCCAACGCCACCGACAAAAAGCGCCCCTACATCATGTGCGAGTACTCGCACGCCATGGGCAATAGCAACGGCAACTTCCAGGAATATTGGGAGCTGATTCGGAGCAAGCCTCACATGCAGGGCGGCTTCATCTGGGATTGGGTCGACCAGGGCTTGCAAACCAGCACCCCCGACGGCCGCAAGTTCTACGCCTACGGCGGCGACCTAGGCGGCTACCACCTCCAAAACGACGAAAACTTCTGTGCCAACGGCCTGGTAGCTGCTGACCGCACCCCGCACCCGGGCTTGTTTGAGGTGAAGAAGGTGTACCAAGACATCCGTTTCAGCGCCGCCAAACCCGCCGAAGGGCGCGTGACGGTCATCAATGGCTTCTCGTTCACCAACCTCGACCGGTACAATTTCCGCTGGGAACTGCTCCGCAATGGGGTAGTAGCCAAACAAGGCAAGTTCGATGTGAAGCTGGCGCCGCAACAGCAGAAAGAAATCAAAGTAGCGCTGCCGGCCATGTCCAGCCAGCCCGGCAACGAGTACGTGCTCAACGTCTATGCTGAAACCAAAACCGCTACGGCGTTGGTACCCGCTGGCCACGAAGTAGCCCGAGAGCAATTTGTGCTGACGCCTACCACCAACTTTGCGGCAGCTACGCCAGCCGCTGCCGGCAGCCTGCAAGTGAAGCGTGAGGGCGACAAGCTAACCTTCACGGCCGGCGACATCCGCGGGGAGTTCAACACCAAGCAAGGCCGCCTCGTCGATTATCGTTTGCGCGACCAACAGGTGGTTGGCAACTACCCCGAGCCCTATTTCTGGCGCGCCCCCACCGACAACGATTTTGGCAGCGGCATGCAGCAAACCCTGAGCGTATGGCGCACCGCCCACGCCGCCCGCAAAGTGCAGCGCGTGACAGTAGGGGAGCAGTCGGCGGCCGGGTTGCCCATCAAAGTAGAGTACATGCTCACGGATATCGGCGTGCCCTACACTATCAACTATCTGATTGGTGGCGACGGGGCCGTGCAGGTAACGGCCGCTATCGATATGACCGGCAAGGAACTACCCGAGATGCCACGTTTTGGTATGCGGCTAGAGCTGCCCCGCCGTTTCAACCGCATCAGCTACTACGGCCGCGGCCCGTGGGAAAACTACAGCGACCGGAACACGGCTGCCTTCTTGGGCACGTACCAAGATTCGGTAGCCAGCCAGTTCACGCGCAATTACATCCGGCCGCAGGAAAACGGCTACCGCACTGATGTGCGCTGGGTAACGCTCACCAATGCCAGCGGCTTAGGGTTGCGCCTCGAAGGCCAGCAGCAACCCATCTGCTTTAGCGCCCTCCCGTACCGCACCGAAGACCTGGACCCCGGTCTAACCAAGAAGCAGCAGCACCCCACGGACATCAAGCCCCGCGGCCAAGTGTTCGTGCAGGTTGATCTGAAACAGCGCGGCGTAGGCGGCGACAACAGCTGGGGCGCCCTGCCCCACGACCAGTACCGCCTCCTCGACAAGACCTATTCCTACAGCTACACCATGCGCCTGATAGACGAAAAAGCGCCTCAGCCGTAA
- a CDS encoding DUF4982 domain-containing protein has translation MYEFPVVAAKQKKYPNQQSSSYDLEVCNWSQTPDEEFMKQDDLPFVVGEFVWTGFDYLGEPTPYDENWPSHSSYFGILDLAGIPKDRFYLYRARWNTTAPTVHLLPHWTWPGREGQTTPVFCYTNYPSAELFVNGKSMGRQTKSASASPQTRYRLMWNDVKYEPGTIKVVAYDAQGKEAATEEVRTAGKPDHIKLVADRTTLTANGQDLAFVTARVEDAQGNLCPTAANQLQFTVSGAGRFRAAANGDATSLELFHEPHMKAFQGMLVAVVETTDKAGDVQLKVSSKGLKSGVLQLKSQGVAAK, from the coding sequence GTGTACGAGTTTCCGGTGGTGGCCGCTAAGCAGAAGAAGTACCCCAACCAGCAGTCTTCGTCATATGACTTAGAGGTGTGCAACTGGTCGCAGACGCCCGACGAGGAGTTCATGAAGCAGGATGATTTGCCTTTCGTTGTCGGGGAGTTTGTTTGGACGGGCTTCGACTACCTCGGCGAGCCCACGCCCTACGACGAGAATTGGCCTTCGCACAGCTCGTACTTCGGTATTCTGGATTTGGCGGGCATTCCCAAAGACCGGTTCTACCTCTACCGCGCCCGCTGGAACACCACTGCGCCCACCGTGCACCTGCTGCCGCACTGGACCTGGCCCGGCCGCGAAGGTCAAACCACGCCTGTTTTCTGCTACACCAACTACCCATCGGCCGAGTTGTTTGTGAACGGCAAAAGCATGGGCCGCCAAACCAAAAGCGCCTCGGCTAGCCCTCAAACCCGCTACCGCCTGATGTGGAACGACGTGAAATACGAGCCCGGCACCATCAAAGTAGTGGCCTATGATGCCCAAGGCAAAGAAGCGGCCACCGAGGAAGTGCGCACCGCCGGCAAGCCCGACCACATCAAGCTAGTCGCCGACCGCACCACGCTCACCGCCAACGGTCAGGATCTGGCCTTCGTCACGGCTCGGGTGGAAGATGCCCAAGGCAACCTCTGCCCCACGGCTGCCAACCAGCTACAATTCACCGTCAGCGGCGCGGGTCGTTTCCGGGCCGCAGCCAACGGAGACGCCACCAGCTTGGAGCTGTTCCACGAGCCCCACATGAAAGCCTTTCAGGGGATGCTGGTGGCCGTAGTCGAAACGACTGATAAAGCAGGCGACGTGCAGTTGAAGGTGTCGAGCAAAGGACTGAAGAGCGGCGTGCTGCAACTGAAGTCGCAGGGAGTGGCGGCAAAGTAG
- a CDS encoding glycoside hydrolase family 2 TIM barrel-domain containing protein: MKPTFPRRALGSVSSCLLLLMVAFQANAQVRQEYLLDTNWKFKKGDTPEAATPNFKDASWQTVRVPHDWAIYGPFDGRNDLQEVKIEQNNEKAATLKAGRTGGLPFIGTGWYRRKLAVPGFGAGKRAVLLFDGAMSNARVFVNGKEVGNWPYGYNSFSFDITSYLQPGDNNTLAVRLQNQSEASRWYPGAGLYRNVHLIVTDDVHIPVWGSYLTTPEINAEFGKVNLRTKVETPAGATQSLRLQTEIRDAAGQVVATTNTPLAATDNREFQQEFVVKTPKLWSPETPVLYTAHSKLYAGEQLKDEYSTRFGFRSFKFEAGKGFSLNGQVRKFKGVCNHHDLGPLGTAINTAALRRQLVLLKDMGCDAIRTSHNMPAPELVDLCDEMGFMLMVESFDEWKTPKVKNGYSQYFDQWAEKDLVNMVHRDRNHPSVIMWSIGNEVPDQSAPGGNKIAKRLQDIVHREDPTRPVTVGMDRIDAAITNNFASVLDIAGFNYKPARYEQANDKLPQGFILGTETASTVSSRACTSFRWWPLSRRSTPTSSLRHMT, translated from the coding sequence ATGAAACCTACTTTTCCGCGCCGCGCGTTGGGCAGCGTATCTAGCTGTCTGCTCTTGCTGATGGTTGCTTTCCAAGCGAATGCGCAGGTCCGGCAAGAATATTTGCTTGATACCAACTGGAAGTTTAAGAAAGGCGACACGCCCGAAGCAGCCACTCCCAACTTCAAAGATGCCAGCTGGCAGACCGTGCGCGTACCCCACGATTGGGCCATTTATGGTCCTTTTGATGGCCGCAACGACTTGCAGGAAGTGAAAATCGAGCAGAACAATGAGAAGGCCGCCACCCTGAAAGCGGGCCGGACTGGCGGGCTGCCTTTCATCGGGACGGGTTGGTACCGGCGGAAGCTGGCGGTGCCGGGGTTTGGAGCGGGTAAGCGCGCCGTGCTGCTGTTTGACGGGGCCATGAGCAATGCCCGCGTGTTCGTGAATGGCAAGGAAGTCGGCAACTGGCCCTACGGCTACAATTCGTTTTCCTTCGACATCACCTCCTACCTCCAGCCCGGCGACAACAACACGCTGGCCGTCCGCCTGCAAAACCAATCGGAAGCCTCGCGCTGGTACCCCGGCGCCGGCCTCTACCGCAACGTGCACCTGATTGTAACCGACGACGTGCACATTCCGGTGTGGGGCAGCTACCTGACTACCCCCGAAATCAACGCCGAGTTCGGCAAAGTCAACCTCCGCACCAAAGTGGAAACGCCCGCCGGTGCCACGCAGTCCCTACGCCTGCAAACCGAAATTCGGGACGCCGCCGGGCAAGTGGTAGCTACCACCAACACCCCGCTGGCCGCCACCGACAACCGGGAGTTTCAGCAAGAGTTCGTAGTGAAAACGCCTAAGCTCTGGTCGCCGGAAACGCCGGTGCTCTACACGGCGCACTCCAAGCTGTATGCCGGCGAGCAGCTGAAAGACGAGTACAGCACGCGGTTCGGGTTCCGCTCGTTCAAGTTCGAGGCTGGCAAAGGCTTCTCCTTAAATGGGCAGGTGCGCAAGTTCAAGGGCGTCTGCAACCACCACGACCTTGGGCCTTTGGGTACGGCCATCAACACGGCAGCCCTGCGCCGCCAGCTGGTGTTGCTCAAGGACATGGGCTGCGACGCCATCCGGACTTCGCATAACATGCCGGCCCCAGAGCTGGTAGATTTGTGCGACGAGATGGGCTTCATGCTGATGGTGGAATCGTTTGACGAGTGGAAAACGCCGAAGGTGAAAAACGGTTACAGCCAGTATTTCGATCAGTGGGCCGAGAAAGACCTCGTGAACATGGTGCACCGCGACCGAAACCACCCCTCGGTGATTATGTGGAGCATCGGCAATGAGGTGCCCGACCAAAGCGCCCCCGGCGGCAACAAGATTGCCAAGCGCCTGCAAGACATTGTGCACCGCGAAGACCCCACCCGCCCCGTCACAGTAGGCATGGACCGCATCGACGCAGCCATCACCAACAACTTTGCCTCCGTCCTCGATATTGCCGGCTTCAATTACAAGCCCGCCCGCTACGAGCAAGCCAACGACAAGCTGCCCCAAGGCTTTATCTTGGGCACCGAAACGGCTTCCACGGTCAGTTCGCGGGCGTGTACGAGTTTCCGGTGGTGGCCGCTAAGCAGAAGAAGTACCCCAACCAGCAGTCTTCGTCATATGACTTAG